The following coding sequences are from one Pocillopora verrucosa isolate sample1 chromosome 5, ASM3666991v2, whole genome shotgun sequence window:
- the LOC131783310 gene encoding stearoyl-CoA desaturase, protein MAPKNSTTAEAENTYLTKTSTNGRNTERPPLQIVWLNVYLITALHGMALYGLNILPRTKPWTWVWMGVCFILGGTGITIGAHRLWSHRSFKATWSLRLFLMLMNCMSAQNDIFEWVRDHRVHHKYSETDADPHNAKRGFFFSHVGWLMVRKHPDVRTKGKQIDMSDLYADNIVMFQRRHYKPLTIIFNIILPTLVPWYFWNEALWNSFFVCFAFRYAYLLNVTWSVNSFAHIWGSRPYDETISPSQNLVANLGTLGEGYHNFHHCFPQDYATSELGTYINLSKFFIDCFALVGLAYDLKTTSKETVFQRRRRTGDLRNQKH, encoded by the exons aTGGCACCTAAAAATTCTACAACAGCCGAGGCAGAAAACACATACCTAACAAAGACGAGCACCAATGGAAGAAATACAGAACGTCCGCCGCTTCAGATAGTCTGGCTTAATGTCTACCTGATAACTGCCTTGCATGGAATGGCATTATACGGTCTTAATATCCTCCCCAGGACAAAACCATGGACATGGGTTTGGATGGGGGTCTGTTTCATTTTAGGAGGAACAGGAATTACAATTGGAGCACATCGATTGTGGTCACACCGCTCATTTAAGGCAACTTGGTCTCTTAGATTATTCCTGATGTTGATGAATTGCATGAGCGCTCAAAATGACATTTTTGAATGGGTAAGAGACCATCGTGTCCACCACAAGTACTCTGAAACCGACGCCGACCCTCACAATGCCAAGAGAGGTTTCTTTTTCTCGCACGTCGGATGGCTGATGGTCAGAAAACATCCTGATGTCAGAACGAAGGGAAAACAGATCGATATGAGTGATCTGTACGCTGATAATATCGTAATGTTTCAGAGAAG GCACTACAAGCCCCTCACGATAATCTTCAACATCATTCTTCCAACTCTGGTTCCATGGTACTTCTGGAATGAAGCGTTATGGAActcgtttttcgtttgttttgcgtttcgttacgcttatttacTCAATGTCACGTGGAGCGTGAACAGCTTTGCCCATATATGGGGATCACGACCTTACGACGAAACCATAAGCCCTTCACAGAACCTTGTCGCTAATCTTGGTACACTCGGTGAAGGCTACCACAACTTTCATCACTGTTTTCCTCAAGACTATGCTACATCTGAACTGGGTACTTATATCAACTTGTCTAAATTTTTTATAGATTGTTTCGCTCTTGTCGGGCTGGCTTATGACTTAAAGACAActtctaaggaaactgtgttCCAACGCAGGAGGCGTACGGGAGATTTAAGAAACCAAAAGCATTAG
- the LOC131783309 gene encoding LOW QUALITY PROTEIN: methylcytosine dioxygenase TET2-like (The sequence of the model RefSeq protein was modified relative to this genomic sequence to represent the inferred CDS: inserted 2 bases in 2 codons) has product MESKVERPTTPGTRSEAGEKRSGDFEDVVPRKKRRRCGACEPCLRKVNCGDCSNCVNRKTGHQICKFRKCIELRKKTTSNVGKREGAQLRTALNEDDVGDKSRLVSCEVVEPDKRAVGEGGERQXINDSVQGECKPQKPESPGAIHAQEGTEVAQLQNTEISAXDELPKDPHENKTASGDVHSSRSTEPGAEKPLTNFKVAVSRSESDFEPPPCNCPVSGKDDSPYYTYLGAAPNVNVLRNLLEERFGVKGSALRIELIGYTGKEGKNHLGCPIARWVIRRSSDEEKILVIARKRTDHVCDSTLTVVNIVLWEGIAQERADYLYKSLSTMLPQHGVPTARRCGINETKSCACQGLNEETCGASFSFGCSWSMYFNGCKFTRSKTPRKFKLLDSSKEEELDTMMQTLATDLSTVYEKYAPQAFQNQVKEEREGLECRIGNNERRPFSGVTCCVDFCAHSHKDSRNMDGGATLVCSLLKPEAISSDEEQLHVLPLYRLLDKDGAPVRPNYVIPAHFLEPPVGVSPGYSTVTGQENSPKASKAVSNHDPQPKEGRKEVFQDLNNNNKSSNGPYVPFDGHSIPHGHAQSMHGFPNSVIHHHASSNQMMNNCFNGHYPHPHGSPMFQFHPHLGNNYVLNHCRAPEVHWVDENRIPYLYRNPGHLNHFHNSSNNLDNYGNYDTKVPFMGGTWNCRMPFGKSFPMNNAPSNRGVEYAKPKTVIHHYNGEATRGPSQIKWVDDKEVPLMRASSSVPLDENANIKEVENRKGSGKDVGSSGQARKPFLIEENMGGVAIALTHGSLLIEVAKKELHATTPLRNPQRQNPTRISLVFYQHKHMNLTLHGLGEWEQKVARKKLEGEVASMEVDGTEKDASVDLKEEERELGYLDMLAETALSRADIDPGVTNKRNSSAGHSLELASVNTSVLAQNGADSPPEGVIRGPNDLNGSKFPQRIEADVHGAKDTAKEILSNLSSTKPEQHSQLRNGIEFAPERPRQGQIGINSMSIPQSNKHKNKEFSSDPRQQIWGSMHHVHQNNEGSKGSSFPSNVSSHITSRVEPNKVPPVQNADMNHREPSQSEGLKIFSSSNGIISERIVNSDNRGLDVVTEPSSAKRPEERLNTGTNFSVSRLLGDDNNNRGEKSTTGSSSSYRISSILGDEKTISNAQDEREADTARQVPSHVRSSEKDRDVPARHHSVSEPTFQSPNVPMSPRFPFLPPFAHSAGIREKLSAGPERSYLDLSMAANRLFNYSPYKFGVPFPTYPSFFMPPFHPLLTSGNGLSSNLALVNSQNYMSSFMDSTKRIGDMNGMSLDPASLTTISTATRTGVSYPIDTLITVAPYTQTCVTGHYQNWL; this is encoded by the exons ATGGAAAGCAAAGTTGAACGGCCAACAACACCGGGAACGAGAAGCGAAGCTGGCGAGAAACGATCAGGCGATTTTGAAGATGTTGTTCCTAGAAAGAAGCGGCGAAGATGCGGTGCTTGTGAGCCTTGTTTGAGAAAAGTAAATTGCGGGGACTGCAGCAATTGTGTCAATAGAAAAACTGGTCATCAGATATGCAAGTTCCGTAAATGTATTGAACTGAGAAAG AAAACGACAAGCAACGTTGGCAAACGCGAAGGGGCTCAGCTGCGAACGGCTTTGAACGAGGACGACGTAGGTGACAAATCGCGTCTCGTGAGCTGCGAAGTCGTCGAACCCGATAAG CGAGCTGTCGGTGAAGGTGGCGAGAGAC ATATCAACGATTCCGTTCAAGGCGAGTGTAAACCGCAAAAACCGGAGTCGCCAGGGGCAATTCATGCGCAAGAAGGCACTGAAGTTGCTCAGCTGCAAAACACAGAAATCAGCG ACGACGAACTCCCTAAAGACCCTCACGAGAATAAAACAGCAAGCGGTGATGTCCACTCCAGTCGTTCAACCGAGCCGGGCGCTGAAAAGCCTTTGACGAACTTCAAGGTAGCGGTTTCCCGCAGTGAAAGCGATTTTGAACCCCCTCCGTGCAACTGCCCAg TTTCAGGAAAAGATGACAGTCCTTATTACACCTACCTGGGAGCTGCACCGAATGTGAATGTTTTGCGGAATCTCTTGGAGGAAAG GTTTGGCGTCAAAGGATCTGCTCTGAGAATTGAATTG ATTGGTTACACAGGGAAAGAGGGAAAAAATCATCTTGGTTGTCCCATAGCGAGATGG GTTATTCGTCGTTCCAGTGACGAGGAGAAGATTTTGGTCATCGCGCGGAAGCGTACTGATCACGTGTGCGACTCGACATTGACTGTAGTGAACATTGTATTATGGGAAGGTATTGCCCAGGAGCGCGCGGATTATCTATATAAGTCACTTAGCACCATGCTGCCTCAACATGGCGTCCCTACGGCAAGAAGATGTGGAATCAATGAGAC TAAATCATGTGCCTGTCAGGGGTTGAACGAGGAGACTTGTGGTGCGTCTTTTTCTTTCGGCTGCTCTTGGAGCATGTACTTCAATGGTTGCAAGTTCACTCGCAGTAAAACGCCGAGGAAATTTAAACTACTTGATTCTTCTAAG GAAGAGGAATTAGATACCATGATGCAGACATTAGCGACAGATTTGTCCACCGTATACGAGAAATACGCACCTCAAGCTTTCCAAAACCAG gtaaaagaagaaagagagggGCTGGAATGCCGTATTGGAAATAATGAGAGACGGCCCTTTTCTGGTGTCACGTGTTGCGTGGATTTCTGTGCACATAGCCACAAGGACTCCAGAAATATGGACGGTGGAGCAACCTTG GTGTGCTCGCTTCTGAAGCCAGAGGCAATTTCGTCAGACGAAGAACAACTTCATGTTTTGCCGTTGTACCGCTTGCTGGACAAGGATGGTGCGCCTGTGCGACCCAATTATGTCATACCTGCCCATTTCCTTGAACCTCCTGTGGGTGTCTCCCCAGGCTACTCCACGGTAACAGGACAAGAGAATTCCCCAAAGGCTAGCAAAGCAGTGAGTAACCACGATCCACAGCCCAAAGAAGGACGTAAAGAAGTCTTTCAGGAtctgaacaacaacaacaaaagcagtAATGGACCATATGTACCCTTCGATGGGCATAGCATTCCTCACGGACATGCGCAGTCGATGCATGGCTTTCCAAACTCGGTGATTCACCACCATGCCTCTTCTAATCAGATGATGAACAACTGTTTTAACGGACACTATCCCCACCCCCACGGGTCGCCAATGTTTCAATTTCACCCGCATCTTGGTAACAATTATGTTCTTAACCATTGCCGGGCGCCAGAGGTGCACTGGGTAGACGAGAACCGTATTCCATATTTGTATCGAAATCCGGGACACTTGAATCACTTTCACAACTCGAGTAACAACTTGGACAATTATGGTAACTACGACACAAAGGTTCCTTTTATGGGTGGGACCTGGAATTGTCGAATGCCTTTCGGTAAGTCGTTTCCGATGAACAATGCACCGTCAAATAGAGGTGTCGAATATGCCAAACCAAAGACTGTCATTCATCACTACAATGGTGAGGCCACAAGGGGGCCTTCTCAGATCAAGTGGGTTGATGACAAAGAAGTACCACTCATGAGAGCCTCGAGTAGTGTACCCCTGGATGAAAATGCCAACATAAAAGAAGTAGAAAATCGCAAAGGCAGTGGAAAAGATGTGGGAAGCTCGGGACAGGCACGGAAACCATTCCTGATTGAGGAGAATATGGGAGGAGTGGCTATCGCTCTTACTCATGGATCACTTCTAATCGAGGTAGCCAAGAAAGAACTTCATGCAACTACGCCTCTCAGGAACCCCCAAAGACAGAATCCCACTCGGATTAGCTTGGTGTTTTATCAGCACAAACACATGAACCTCACTCTGCACGGCTTGGGTGAGTGGGAGCAGAAAGTGGCTCGAAAGAAGTTGGAGGGAGAGGTAGCCAGCATGGAGGTGGATGGAACTGAGAAGGACGCATCTGTAGAccttaaagaagaagaaagagagttGGGCTATCTGGACATGCTTGCGGAAACAGCTCTGTCCAGAGCGGACATAGATCCTGGTGTCACAAACAAGCGTAATTCTAGTGCGGGCCATTCTTTAGAGCTAGCGTCGGTGAATACCAGTGTTCTTGCACAAAATGGCGCGGACAGTCCGCCAGAAGGTGTAATAAGAGGTCCAAACGACTTAAATGGTTCGAAGTTTCCTCAACGAATAGAAGCAGATGTCCACGGTGCGAAAGATACCGCGAAAGAAATTCTATCTAACTTGTCTTCCACCAAACCAGAGCAACATAGTCAACTGCGCAACGGAATTGAGTTTGCTCCCGAACGGCCTCGTCAGGGACAGATTGGGATAAATTCCATGAGTATCCCACAGAGTAATAAGCACAAGAACAAGGAATTCTCTTCCGACCCGCGGCAGCAAATCTGGGGATCTATGCATCACGTTCATCAAAACAACGAAGGGTCCAAAGGTTCGTCATTTCCTTCTAATGTGTCTTCACACATTACAAGTAGAGTAGAACCAAATAAAGTTCCACCTGTTCAAAACGCCGACATGAACCACCGAGAGCCATCGCAGAGCGAAGGACTCAAAATATTCTCCTCTTCCAATGGAATAATTTCTGAGAGAATTGTTAATTCTGACAACAGAGGATTAGATGTTGTGACAGAACCATCCTCGGCCAAACGGCCAGAGGAACGCCTTAACACCGGTACTAACTTCAGTGTCTCGAGGCTGTTAGGGGATGACAATAACAACAGAGGAGAGAAATCCACCACGGGTTCGTCGTCATCCTATAGAATAAGCAGCATTCTCGGGGACGAGAAAACAATCTCCAATGCACAGGATGAAAGAGAAGCAGACACGGCTCGTCAAGTCCCTTCGCATGTTCGGTCATCTGAGAAGGATCGTGATGTCCCTGCGAGGCACCATTCTGTCTCAGAGCCTACGTTTCAGTCACCCAATGTCCCTATGTCGCCAAGGTTCCCATTTTTGCCTCCATTTGCTCACTCTGCAGGGATCAGAGAGAAACTTTCCGCTGGGCCGGAAAGATCCTACCTTGACCTCTCAATGGCGGCCAACCGTCTATTCAACTACAGTCCTTACAAGTTCGGTGTTCCTTTTCCAACATATCCAAGTTTTTTCATGCCTCCCTTTCATCCACTTCTAACTTCTGGAAATGGCCTTTCATCCAACCTTGCTTTAGTTAATTCGCAGAACTATATGTCTTCTTTTATGGACTCCACTAAACGGATCGGAGATATGAATGGCATGTCTCTAGACCCTGCATCACTGACCACCATTTCCACCGCAACGCGGACTGGGGTTAGTTATCCAATAGACACACTAATCACTGTGGCACCCTACACACAGACGTGTGTCACAGGGCACTACCAAAATTGGCTCTGA